AAACCTTCCAAGTAATATCCATATTTATCGAAAACATCCATTAAACCTTCGTACATCGTTTTGCCTTGCTTTTTGTAATAGGCACAGACTTCCACTGCCAGAACGGTAGCCTGTATGGCATCCTTATCTCGAGCAAAATCTTTGATTAGGTATCCATAGCTTTCTTCATAACCAAACAGGAAAGAATGTTCTCCACTTGTGTGGTATTCATTGATTTTTTCAGCAATGAATTTAAATCCAGTTAAAACATCTACTGTTTTTAAACCATTTTGCTCTGAAATCGCCCTTCCTATTTCTGAAGTCACGATGGTCTTTAATACGACTCCATTTCCAGCAAGAGTCCCTTTCTTTTGTTTTTGTGAAATTAAATAATCCAAAAAGAGAGCGCCGGTTTGATTGCCTGTTAATACGATATAATCTCCAGCATTATTTTTCACGCTAATTCCGAGCCTATCCGCATCCGGATCGATGGCAATCAATAAATCAGCGTCGACGCGGTTTCCAAGCGCAATGGCCAATTCAAAAGCAGCATGTTCCTCTGGATTAGGGACTTTAACGGTAGGAAAGTTAGCATCGGGCATTTCCTGTTCTTTAACAATATGGACATTTCGATATCCTAGATCATGCAAAGCACGTTTTACTGCTTGATTGGCTGTACCATGAAGCGGTGTAAACACGAGCTTTACATCGATCTCATCTGCTAACTTTGGATTTTCCGGAATAGTGAGCAATTGCTCATTATAAGCAGTATCCAGCTCCTTCCCGATGATTTGAATGAGTCCTCTGTCCTCTAGGATTTCTTCTTCCTCAACTACAATGGAAAGCTCACTTTCAATCGCGTTCACGTAATTAATGACTTGATCCGCCGCTTCAGGAGGTAGCTGTGCCCCGTCTGATCCGTACACTTTATACCCATTATATTCAGGGGGATTATGGCTTGCTGTAATGACGATACCGGCAAATGCACCCAGCTTACGTACGGAAAAAGAGAGCTGGGGGGTAGGCCGTAATTCATCAAATAAATAAGCTTTAATTCCCATTGTTGCCAAAGTCCTGGCTGCTTCCAATGCAAATTCGTGAGACTTATGTCTTGAATCGTAAGCAATTACGACTCCTCTCGATTTTGCCTCGTTTCCAAACGATTGAATATACTCAGCAAGTCCTGCAGTCGCCTTTCGCACTGTATAAATGTTCATCCTATTAGTACCTGGACCCATTTCCCCTCGCATACCACCCGTCCCAAATTCCAAATTTTTATAAAAGGCGTCTTCAAGTACTATTTCATCATCCTTCATTTCTTCAAGCAATAAACGCATTTCATGATTTAAATGGGGGTAACTTGTCCAAATAGTATACGAATGCTTCCAGCTCATTAAAATACAGCTCCTTCCAACTTTGCTTTGTTTGGCATTTCTTTACTCCTTGATCTTAGTACACATTGTAGGAGTCGAATTGAGTATGAAATTTAAAAAGCCATCGTTCCCATAGCACCCATTCCGATATTATTTTTTTATCTTCCTTTAGTACCTCTTTTGCAACGAGTTGTTGAATCTGCAAATCTCCTCCCTCCAAAGATGTTGGTTACGATTTATTCATATTCCCAACCAATACTTTGGAAAGAGGTCATTTATTCTTCTTTACTGCTTTTTAATATGATCGAAAATACGGCTGGTTTAGCAAAAATTCAGTTGCGAAATCTGGAATAATTACAAATTTCTTTTGATATCAGAATCCATATCTTTTGGTGGTAATCTCTATACTTTTGTATCTGTTCGAAATTGTAATGAAATCTGTACAAGTGGATTGAATATTAATACTATTGCCCATATTAAAATCACTTGCATTTCCCTACAAGCTTCGTAAATCCTCAATATAGCCCATGGCACGCCCTTTATCTAACAACTATTGGGTATCCAGCTTGTTTTCTTGTAACTTTTTTTAAGTTTTCCTTCCTTGATTCATTTTTTCTTTTCCTTTTCCTTTTTCTTTTTCTTTTTCTTCTCCTTCTCCTTTTTCTTGTTCTTTTCCGTTTTCCTTTCCTTTTCCTTTTCCGTTTTCCTTTCCTTTTCCTTTTCCGTTTTCCTTTCCTTTTCCGTTTCCGTTTCCTTTTCTTTTTCCTTTTCCTTTTCCTTTTCCTTTTCCTTTTCCTTTTCCTTTTCCTTTTCTTTTTCCTTTTCTTTTTCCTTTTCCTTTTCCTTTTCCGTTTCCTTTTCTTTTTCCTTTTCCTTTTCCTTTTCCTTTTCCGTTTCCTTTTCCGTTGTATTAACGAGTGAATATAATCTTTGTTGCTCCATAATTTGTTTATTGATATCAAATTTTTCTTCAATGACTTTCCGTGCTCTTTCCGTATAATCGTTCCAAACCTCTGGATGTTCTAAAAAGAATTGTATGCCTTTCGCTAACTCAATATCATTTTTTTCTGGAGCCAGGTATCCTGTTTTCTGGTGTTCAATTAATTCAGGGATACCCGCATGTTGAGTAGAAACGACAGGTAACCCGCTAGCCATTGCTTCTTTTAAGGCATTAGGAATGCCTTCAATATCACCATTTTTAGCAGTCTGACTTGCAAGGCAAAAGATATGAGCTTTTTTTAATTCGTTCGAAACTTGTTTTGAATTCATAGCTCCTCTAATAACCACAGCATCTTTAAGGTTAAATTCTGTAATGACCGATTTAATTTTATTCTCATCTTCACCTGCTCCGATAATATGCAGTCTAGCATTTGGATATTGTGAATAAATCCGTTTAAATGCTTTTATAAGAGTGATAAATCCTTTTTTGTCTACAAGTCTACCTACAGACAAAACTCTTATTTCGCCTTCTTTAGGTAGTTTGGGGGTAGAATAGGCGAAAAGATCCAATTCGATACCACCATATAACACATGAATTTTATCGTCCGGAATTCCTAAAGTTCTTAATCCTTGTGCAAGATATTGGCAAACAGGAAAAAAGTGTGCACCATGTTTAATTAATGATGAATATCGCTGGGCATTTTTCTTGAAAATTTCTGGTCTGTCAGAACCATCGCGCCCTCTAATGCTAACGATTAATGGGATATTATATTTTTCACAAACAGGCAAAATTTCTTGTCCATGTTTTCCGTGATGAGCATGAATGGCTATGATTTCTTGTTCTTTGAAGAATTTTTCTAGATCTTTAATCTTGTTTAAATTATAGTAGTTTTTAAAGGGGAATTCTGTATGGTTGGTATCTTCGAATGGGCCGATTACGATTGAGCGATAGTTACTTATTTTTACGATTTGATTATATATAAAACGTTGGTGTGTTTTAATGTTTTCACTTACAAAATAAGCAATGGTTTTCATCATGCCTCAGTCCCTTTAACAAGAAATTCATATTTCTCTTCTCGCGTTCTGCTAAAACCGATAGTTCTTGATAATTATCTATTTTTTTTATCTTTCCTTGTTCTCCAATTTGTTTCACTTGCTTGTGATATTCATGAGTGAAAATGGAATCAGCTTTATAACTGTCTTTGTATGGCAGGTCTTCAGAACAAACTATAAAATTATTTTTAAACAGAGGATTTAATTTGAATAGAGGATTTTTTGTAGAATTGCATGTAAAGGACTTCATGAGAAAATCTATATGCTTCTTAAGAACTTCCAATGGTGTTTTCATATTTTCAGGGTTCAAATTACTTTCTCCTTTTATTAACTTCCAAATTTTTAATTAATCTTTTTGCATGCATATAATTTACCCTTCTCTTTTTTATTAGATTTTGGATTTTTACACAAAATATTTTTATTTATATTGAACTGTATTGCCATGCATACTTTAAATCTCCTTAAACCGAATGTGTCTCCATTTATCGTTTTCACATGGACATTTTTTAATTTTCAGCATTTCATTAATGGCATTCGTTAATTGGCCTTTCATACCAACTCAAGGATTTAAAAAACAAATGGTGTCAATGAAGCTATATTTGAAGGCGGATCGTTTGATGGTTTTCACAATTTTGAAACTTGACCTATTCCGAATTATTTCTTCTCAAGGCCCGACACTATTACCTTATCTTTGTTTTTCTTTTAAGTTGAGGTGTTTGAAATTTTTTATACCTTTTTGACTCCAAACAGAAATTCCATCATTATTTTTTATTCACTAAAACCGCACTTATTAAAATTCACTGCTTCTTTTTTTCTTATTTATTATAATTTTTGTACCAATTCACAAAATGAGTTAAACCTTCTTCTATTGTTGTTGAAGGATAGAACCCCACATCAGCATGCAAATCGGCAATATCAGCATATGTCTCCTTAACATCTCCCAGTTGCATCGGTAAGAATTCTATTTTTGCCTTTTTTCCAATTAGTTTCTCTAATGTGATAATGAAATCCATTAATTTTATCGGCTTATTGTTACCAATATTATAAACTTTGTATGGGGCATAGCTTGAACTTGGGTCAGGGCAAGCTCGATCCCATCCAATATTATAAACCGGCGGCTTATCAAGTAGCCGGATTATTCCTTCAACAATATCATCAATATAAGTAAAGTCTCTTCTCATATCTCCATTATTAAAAACCTTAATTGTTTTCTCTTCAATAATATTTTTAGTAAAAGAATAATAAGCCATATCTGGCCTCCCCCATGGACCATACACAGTAAAGAAACGGAGTCCTGTGGTTGGAATATTATATAAATGACTATAAGTATGAGCCATTAATTCATTCGACTTTTTAGTGGCAGCATATAAACTTACTGGATGATCCACGGGGTCTTTGGTTGAGAAGGGGATTTTTGTATTTGCACCATATACAGAACTGGATGATGCATAAATTAAGTGCTTCACATTATTATGTCGACAGACCTCTAATATATTTACAAATCCAACCAGGTTGGACTTAACATAAGAATCAGGGTTTTCTATGCTATAACGTACTCCCGCTTGAGCTGCTAAGTTGATGACTATATCAATGGTCCTGTCTTTAAATAATTGATTTAATTTTTCTTTATTGGACAAATCCAAATTGTGAAATTTAAAATCAGGGTTTTCTTTTAATATCTTGAGTCGATTGTTTTTTAAAATAACATCATAATAATCATTAATATTGTCTACTCCTATAACTTTGAAACCTAGGCTTAATAAACGTTTTGATAAATGGAAACCGATGAATCCTGCAGCCCCTGTTACTAAAATGTTCATAACAATAATTCCAATCCTTTCTATTACAATAGGATTTTGACACCTTTTCGGATCACTGTGTAAGCATTAATTATATATTTATACTTTTGACCTCGACCCTTTACAGCAACAGAACAAAGTTCATTATGACGGATATTAAGAGGAAGCAAACTCAACATCAACATCTTCATTATGAAGATACCTACGTTTTATTCGTAATTTCGAATGACATGATATCCTTTTTCTCTATATATGACCTATGAGTTTTCCACTCTTATAACCGTTATGAACAAACATTTACGAAT
This sequence is a window from Brevibacillus sp. JNUCC-41. Protein-coding genes within it:
- a CDS encoding glycosyltransferase translates to MMKTIAYFVSENIKTHQRFIYNQIVKISNYRSIVIGPFEDTNHTEFPFKNYYNLNKIKDLEKFFKEQEIIAIHAHHGKHGQEILPVCEKYNIPLIVSIRGRDGSDRPEIFKKNAQRYSSLIKHGAHFFPVCQYLAQGLRTLGIPDDKIHVLYGGIELDLFAYSTPKLPKEGEIRVLSVGRLVDKKGFITLIKAFKRIYSQYPNARLHIIGAGEDENKIKSVITEFNLKDAVVIRGAMNSKQVSNELKKAHIFCLASQTAKNGDIEGIPNALKEAMASGLPVVSTQHAGIPELIEHQKTGYLAPEKNDIELAKGIQFFLEHPEVWNDYTERARKVIEEKFDINKQIMEQQRLYSLVNTTEKETEKEKEKEKEKEKETEKEKEKEKEKEKEKEKEKEKEKEKEKEKEKEKETETEKERKTEKEKERKTEKEKERKTEKNKKKEKEKKKKKKKEKEKKK
- a CDS encoding phospho-sugar mutase — translated: MSWKHSYTIWTSYPHLNHEMRLLLEEMKDDEIVLEDAFYKNLEFGTGGMRGEMGPGTNRMNIYTVRKATAGLAEYIQSFGNEAKSRGVVIAYDSRHKSHEFALEAARTLATMGIKAYLFDELRPTPQLSFSVRKLGAFAGIVITASHNPPEYNGYKVYGSDGAQLPPEAADQVINYVNAIESELSIVVEEEEILEDRGLIQIIGKELDTAYNEQLLTIPENPKLADEIDVKLVFTPLHGTANQAVKRALHDLGYRNVHIVKEQEMPDANFPTVKVPNPEEHAAFELAIALGNRVDADLLIAIDPDADRLGISVKNNAGDYIVLTGNQTGALFLDYLISQKQKKGTLAGNGVVLKTIVTSEIGRAISEQNGLKTVDVLTGFKFIAEKINEYHTSGEHSFLFGYEESYGYLIKDFARDKDAIQATVLAVEVCAYYKKQGKTMYEGLMDVFDKYGYYLEGLQSLTLKGIEGARQIEAILNEFRENPPDQISDLQVVVREDYLSRKKYMFASNREEAIKLPKSNVLKYFLEDGTWVCLRPSGTEPKIKFYFGVKGSSMKEAKGKLSIVMKDFMRSIDKML
- a CDS encoding NAD-dependent epimerase, with the protein product MNILVTGAAGFIGFHLSKRLLSLGFKVIGVDNINDYYDVILKNNRLKILKENPDFKFHNLDLSNKEKLNQLFKDRTIDIVINLAAQAGVRYSIENPDSYVKSNLVGFVNILEVCRHNNVKHLIYASSSSVYGANTKIPFSTKDPVDHPVSLYAATKKSNELMAHTYSHLYNIPTTGLRFFTVYGPWGRPDMAYYSFTKNIIEEKTIKVFNNGDMRRDFTYIDDIVEGIIRLLDKPPVYNIGWDRACPDPSSSYAPYKVYNIGNNKPIKLMDFIITLEKLIGKKAKIEFLPMQLGDVKETYADIADLHADVGFYPSTTIEEGLTHFVNWYKNYNK